From one Bacteroides eggerthii genomic stretch:
- a CDS encoding L-fucose isomerase, with amino-acid sequence MRNSRLIGGKPKIGIRPIIDGRRGGIRESLEDMTMTMAHKVSELYSSVLCHSDGTPVECVIADTTIGGVAEAAMAAEKFRNSGVGVVLSVTPCWCYGFETIDMDGEMPKAIWGFNGTERPGAVYLASALASHTQKGLPTFGIYGRDVQEVTNMEIPEDVKEKLLRFARAGIAVATMRGKSYLSIGSVSMGIAGSIPNPDFFQEYLGMRNEYVDASEIERRVQLGIYDHEEFARAMVWVEKYCKSNEGVDFNPEHLVYSREEKDARWEYVVKMTLIFRDMMIGNPKLAEMGFKEEAMGHNAIAAGFQGQRQWTDYKPDGDFSEAILNTSFDWNGIREAFTFATENDTLNCTSMLFNHLLTNTAQIFADVRTYWSPNAVERVTGKRLEGKAANGFIHLINSGSCTLDGTGWQTCDGKPVMKPFWEITEEEMEACLAVTKWHPASREYMRGGGYSSQFVTRGEMPVTMCRLNLVKGQGPVLQIAEGWTVNLDDDVFKIINERTDRTWPSTFFAPRLTGKGYFRDVYTVMNNWGANHGAISYGHIGADLITLASMLRIPVCMHNVPEENIFRPSAWSAFGEDMEGSDYRACKNYGPLYK; translated from the coding sequence ATGAGAAATTCAAGATTAATCGGTGGAAAGCCGAAAATTGGTATTCGACCTATCATTGATGGTCGTCGTGGAGGTATTCGTGAATCATTGGAAGATATGACCATGACTATGGCTCATAAAGTGTCCGAACTTTATTCTTCTGTTTTGTGTCATAGCGATGGTACTCCTGTGGAATGTGTGATTGCAGATACAACTATTGGCGGAGTGGCTGAAGCCGCTATGGCAGCTGAAAAATTCCGTAACAGTGGAGTGGGTGTGGTACTCTCCGTAACTCCTTGCTGGTGTTACGGATTTGAGACCATTGATATGGATGGAGAAATGCCGAAAGCCATTTGGGGATTTAACGGTACGGAACGCCCGGGTGCAGTTTATTTAGCTTCAGCGTTGGCAAGTCATACACAGAAGGGATTACCCACTTTTGGTATTTATGGACGTGATGTACAGGAAGTTACTAATATGGAAATACCTGAAGACGTGAAGGAAAAATTATTACGTTTTGCTCGCGCAGGCATAGCTGTAGCTACGATGAGAGGTAAGTCTTATCTTTCAATCGGTAGTGTATCCATGGGTATCGCCGGATCCATTCCAAATCCCGATTTCTTTCAGGAATATTTGGGTATGCGCAATGAGTATGTTGATGCCAGTGAGATTGAGCGTCGTGTTCAGTTGGGTATTTATGATCATGAAGAGTTTGCTCGTGCCATGGTGTGGGTGGAAAAATATTGTAAGAGCAATGAAGGGGTGGATTTTAATCCAGAACATTTGGTGTATTCTCGTGAAGAGAAAGATGCACGTTGGGAATATGTGGTGAAAATGACTCTCATTTTCCGTGATATGATGATTGGTAATCCCAAACTGGCAGAGATGGGATTTAAGGAAGAAGCAATGGGACACAATGCAATTGCTGCTGGTTTCCAGGGACAACGCCAATGGACAGACTATAAGCCTGACGGCGATTTTTCAGAAGCTATTCTAAACACTTCTTTCGACTGGAACGGTATTCGTGAGGCTTTTACTTTTGCTACGGAAAACGATACGCTAAACTGTACTTCCATGTTGTTCAATCATCTCTTGACGAATACGGCGCAGATATTTGCAGATGTACGTACTTATTGGAGTCCGAATGCAGTGGAACGTGTAACGGGAAAGAGACTGGAAGGCAAGGCTGCGAATGGTTTTATTCATCTTATTAATTCCGGTTCTTGTACGCTTGACGGAACAGGTTGGCAGACATGTGACGGCAAGCCGGTAATGAAGCCTTTCTGGGAAATTACGGAAGAAGAAATGGAAGCTTGTCTTGCAGTAACCAAATGGCATCCAGCCAGTCGTGAATATATGCGTGGCGGAGGTTATTCTTCTCAGTTTGTAACTCGTGGTGAGATGCCTGTAACAATGTGTCGTTTGAACCTTGTAAAAGGTCAAGGACCGGTTTTGCAGATTGCTGAAGGTTGGACCGTCAATTTGGATGATGATGTGTTCAAAATTATCAATGAGCGTACCGACCGTACGTGGCCTTCTACTTTCTTTGCACCTCGTTTGACAGGTAAAGGATATTTCCGTGATGTATATACCGTTATGAACAACTGGGGAGCTAATCATGGTGCTATTAGTTATGGTCATATAGGTGCTGATCTGATTACTCTGGCTTCTATGCTTCGTATTCCGGTATGTATGCACAACGTTCCTGAAGAAAATATTTTCCGTCCGAGTGCATGGTCTGCTTTTGGCGAAGATATGGAAGGCAGTGATTATAGAGCTTGTAAAAATTATGGTCCATTGTATAAATAG
- a CDS encoding LacI family DNA-binding transcriptional regulator gives MSLLRKTSLKDIAEAAGVSTALVSFVLNGKEKEYRVGEKTAQRILKIANEMNYQPNLAAKSLRSGKTKTIGLVVSDISNPFFSQLARVLEDEAARKGYTVLFGSSDENKDKMNRIVGNLINKGVDGLIIVPCNNSEKSISSLVNNHIPVVLFDRYFPEINVSYVALNNFNASYIATKYLLRVGYTAPCIVAYDVNLTHMQERVLGYKKAMDEAGKKSLINVAFLKQDSPRKSADRLLPKMIDSGVDAFLFATNMISLACLYIIKDMGDDIIGKIGLVGFDGNPVFDFFDAPISYIQQPIDILVQKALEILTDVIANGNTVQSVLAEGEFIEKTS, from the coding sequence ATGTCCTTACTAAGAAAAACATCATTGAAAGATATCGCAGAAGCTGCAGGCGTTTCTACAGCATTGGTTTCATTCGTTTTGAATGGTAAGGAGAAAGAATATCGTGTAGGGGAGAAAACGGCCCAACGTATATTGAAAATTGCTAATGAGATGAATTACCAACCTAATCTTGCTGCAAAGAGCCTTAGAAGTGGTAAGACGAAGACAATTGGATTAGTGGTTTCGGACATTTCTAACCCGTTTTTTTCCCAATTAGCTCGTGTCTTGGAAGATGAAGCTGCACGTAAAGGATATACTGTTCTCTTTGGAAGTTCCGATGAGAATAAAGATAAGATGAACCGTATTGTGGGCAATCTTATTAATAAGGGGGTAGATGGGTTGATAATTGTTCCTTGTAATAATTCTGAGAAATCCATTTCCTCATTAGTAAATAATCATATTCCTGTTGTTTTGTTTGACCGTTATTTCCCAGAAATCAATGTCAGTTATGTTGCTCTGAATAATTTTAATGCTTCTTACATTGCGACCAAATATCTCTTGAGAGTAGGTTATACAGCTCCATGCATAGTAGCTTATGATGTTAATCTTACTCATATGCAAGAGCGTGTTCTTGGCTATAAAAAAGCTATGGATGAGGCTGGTAAGAAAAGCTTAATTAACGTGGCCTTTTTGAAGCAGGATAGCCCTAGAAAGTCTGCTGACCGCTTACTTCCTAAAATGATTGACAGCGGGGTAGACGCTTTTTTGTTTGCTACAAACATGATTTCATTGGCTTGTTTGTATATAATCAAAGATATGGGAGACGACATTATCGGGAAAATAGGTTTGGTAGGCTTTGACGGTAATCCAGTATTTGATTTTTTTGATGCGCCTATATCTTATATTCAACAGCCTATAGATATTCTTGTGCAAAAAGCGCTTGAGATATTGACAGATGTGATTGCTAATGGTAATACTGTACAGTCTGTGCTTGCTGAAGGGGAATTTATAGAAAAAACTTCTTAG
- a CDS encoding FAD:protein FMN transferase, producing the protein MKQKAFGVIQSYYKHSPVYGGVFYACFFSMHTRIDIVLCGQQSEEEFLLVVDAIYDRLCQIEKLGNCYDADSELAQLNQFAAIRPQPVSHELYNMLAFCVDCNARTNGHFDITVHSTDYTPDLISKVQLSPKERTLFFQHPGININLSGFLKGYALESIRDLLRSYEVKDALVNMGNSSVLALGKHPLIDGWRVGFGQNVVSQNQEQEILLKDECLTISGNNSFERKHIIIPNSGKLVEGKWAVAVVTKSGAVGEVLSTALFAADARQWKSIKEEFSPRLVLKLV; encoded by the coding sequence ATGAAACAGAAGGCATTTGGTGTTATTCAGAGTTATTATAAACACTCACCTGTTTATGGTGGAGTATTTTATGCCTGTTTTTTTTCAATGCATACGCGTATTGACATTGTACTATGCGGTCAACAGAGTGAAGAAGAGTTTTTACTTGTGGTTGATGCAATTTATGATCGGTTATGCCAAATAGAAAAGTTAGGTAATTGTTATGATGCAGATAGTGAACTGGCACAGTTAAATCAGTTTGCTGCTATACGCCCGCAACCGGTCAGCCATGAACTCTATAATATGCTTGCATTTTGTGTAGATTGTAATGCACGTACTAATGGGCATTTTGATATAACAGTTCATTCTACTGATTATACTCCGGATTTAATTTCAAAAGTTCAGTTATCACCGAAAGAACGAACGTTGTTTTTCCAACATCCTGGAATCAATATCAATCTCTCTGGTTTCCTGAAAGGGTATGCATTGGAGAGTATACGTGATTTGTTGCGATCTTATGAAGTGAAGGATGCATTGGTGAATATGGGAAACAGTTCTGTGCTCGCATTGGGGAAACATCCTCTAATTGACGGCTGGAGAGTTGGTTTTGGGCAGAATGTTGTTTCACAGAACCAAGAACAAGAGATTTTGCTTAAAGATGAATGTCTGACAATTTCAGGTAATAATTCTTTTGAACGGAAACACATTATTATCCCTAATTCCGGTAAATTGGTAGAAGGAAAGTGGGCTGTTGCAGTGGTTACGAAAAGTGGGGCTGTGGGGGAGGTATTGTCTACTGCATTGTTTGCTGCTGATGCTCGTCAATGGAAATCTATAAAAGAAGAATTCAGTCCGCGTCTAGTTTTAAAACTGGTTTAA
- a CDS encoding glycoside hydrolase family 43 protein, whose product MCWGQGFKNPVLPGFHADPSVCRVGDDFYLVNSTFQYFPGVPVFHSKDLIHWEQIGACLTRPSQVNLENMDGNNGIYAPTIRYHDGIFYMVTTIFPSRKHFYVYTDNPAGEWSEPIMIDFVTGSCDPTLFFDEGKCYFLWKDGTIKICEIDVKTGKQLSEIKRLWSGMGGRYPEGPHLYKKDGYYYLLLAEGGTEHGHHVTLARSRYLEGPYTPCPSNPILSHFNNEMQNSPIQGLGHADFVQAPDGSWWVIFLGYRTHGYLQHVMGRETFLAPVQWEKGSWPVVNKNGTVQIDMDCKTLPQVKLPEDPETDDFSQTKLAWCWSYLCNPFFENYSLTERKGYLRMKASEKTIDQVGTLTFIGRRQTEPRFQATTAIDVSSLKEGGEAGITAYAAHTNHYDVVVECRGGKKYVKAYIRIGQVRHVEKEFPLNTDLIYLRIEGDYNYYHLSYSEDNHRFLPLGKMEYRYLSTETIGGFTGVHLGLFAQQAKGKSGGSVDVDWFRYSVVK is encoded by the coding sequence ATGTGTTGGGGGCAAGGCTTTAAGAACCCGGTTCTTCCGGGCTTTCATGCCGATCCTAGTGTTTGCCGGGTAGGTGATGATTTTTATTTGGTAAACAGTACTTTCCAGTATTTTCCGGGAGTCCCGGTCTTTCACAGTAAAGATTTAATTCATTGGGAGCAGATAGGGGCATGTTTGACGCGCCCTTCTCAAGTGAATCTGGAAAACATGGATGGCAATAACGGTATCTATGCTCCTACTATCCGCTATCATGATGGGATATTTTACATGGTGACGACTATTTTCCCTTCTCGGAAACATTTTTATGTTTATACGGATAATCCGGCTGGTGAGTGGTCTGAGCCTATTATGATAGATTTTGTGACAGGTAGTTGTGATCCTACTCTTTTCTTTGATGAAGGTAAATGTTATTTTCTTTGGAAGGATGGGACAATTAAAATTTGTGAGATTGATGTCAAGACCGGTAAACAGCTATCTGAGATTAAACGTCTGTGGTCGGGAATGGGAGGACGTTATCCTGAGGGACCCCATCTATATAAAAAAGACGGATATTATTATCTGCTGTTGGCGGAAGGGGGAACAGAACATGGTCATCATGTGACGTTGGCCCGCAGCCGTTATTTAGAGGGGCCTTATACACCATGTCCGTCGAATCCTATATTGTCCCATTTTAATAATGAGATGCAGAATAGTCCTATTCAAGGATTGGGACATGCTGATTTCGTGCAAGCCCCGGACGGCTCTTGGTGGGTGATTTTTTTAGGCTATCGTACACATGGTTATTTGCAACATGTGATGGGGCGTGAAACATTCTTAGCTCCTGTGCAATGGGAGAAGGGAAGTTGGCCCGTTGTGAATAAGAATGGAACTGTTCAAATTGATATGGATTGCAAAACCCTGCCACAGGTGAAACTGCCGGAAGATCCGGAAACTGATGATTTTTCTCAAACAAAGCTGGCATGGTGTTGGAGCTATTTATGTAATCCGTTTTTTGAAAATTATTCATTGACAGAACGTAAGGGGTATTTACGTATGAAGGCGAGTGAGAAAACGATCGATCAGGTAGGAACACTGACTTTTATTGGACGCAGGCAAACTGAACCTCGTTTTCAGGCAACTACAGCCATTGATGTTTCTTCCCTAAAAGAAGGGGGAGAAGCTGGAATTACCGCTTACGCAGCTCATACTAATCATTATGATGTTGTAGTGGAATGTCGTGGGGGAAAGAAGTATGTCAAGGCATATATACGTATTGGACAAGTACGGCACGTAGAGAAAGAATTTCCATTGAATACGGACTTGATTTATCTTCGTATAGAAGGTGATTATAACTATTATCATTTGTCATATTCAGAGGATAATCATCGGTTTCTCCCTTTGGGTAAAATGGAGTATCGCTATCTTAGCACAGAGACCATCGGAGGATTTACCGGAGTTCATTTAGGGCTTTTTGCGCAGCAGGCAAAAGGTAAGTCGGGTGGAAGTGTGGATGTGGATTGGTTCCGTTACAGTGTAGTAAAATAA
- a CDS encoding M15 family metallopeptidase, with the protein MTKTIKHLFLICILVIIPNGCHRQSSEQNVAAENDCTDIVPLMRPAKSKTAAYLDSLGFINIAEADSSIGIDLMYTRANNFTGQVLYEDLHEAYLHPEALKSLLQAQKRLKEICPGYSLIVYDAARPMSVQQKMWNIVKGTPQYIYVSNPARGGGLHNYGMAVDISIVDAQGQPLPMGTPVDYLGKEAHITEEEQLVRTGKLTIHELENRRLLRKVMKEAGFRTLPSEWWHFNRVSRQTAKKKYRIIP; encoded by the coding sequence ATGACAAAGACAATAAAGCACCTGTTCCTTATATGCATACTGGTTATTATCCCTAACGGATGCCACCGGCAGTCTTCCGAACAAAACGTTGCGGCAGAAAATGACTGTACAGACATAGTACCCCTCATGCGCCCCGCCAAAAGTAAAACGGCTGCCTATTTGGATTCACTCGGCTTCATTAATATTGCCGAAGCAGACAGCAGTATTGGCATAGACTTGATGTACACTCGTGCAAACAACTTCACAGGACAAGTGCTGTATGAAGACTTGCACGAAGCCTATCTTCATCCGGAAGCATTGAAAAGCCTGTTGCAAGCCCAAAAACGATTGAAAGAAATATGCCCCGGTTACAGTCTTATTGTCTATGACGCAGCGCGCCCGATGTCTGTCCAACAAAAAATGTGGAACATCGTAAAAGGAACTCCCCAATATATATACGTATCCAATCCTGCGCGCGGCGGTGGCCTGCACAACTACGGTATGGCTGTAGACATCAGCATTGTCGATGCACAAGGGCAGCCACTTCCAATGGGTACTCCCGTAGATTATCTTGGCAAGGAGGCACACATCACCGAAGAAGAACAATTGGTACGAACCGGCAAGCTCACCATACACGAACTGGAGAACCGCCGACTCTTGCGCAAGGTGATGAAAGAAGCCGGTTTCCGCACGCTTCCCAGTGAATGGTGGCACTTCAACCGCGTCAGCCGGCAGACAGCCAAAAAGAAGTACCGGATAATTCCTTAA
- a CDS encoding class I SAM-dependent methyltransferase, with the protein MEKPRMTEIHSQDTLHFIRTHRREDVRLLALQAHRYPSVDMPAAITQIFGWQIAKEKIPAWAENENILYPVHLSLEQCSSEMTARYKAEIIRHLLEAGRQSSEENNTPEPTESLTDLTGGFGIDCAFLSSCFRKATYVERQETLCEIARHNFPALGLDHISVCHEDSIRYLQEMESVDWIFIDPARRDGRGGKTVAISDCEPDVSALEDLLLEKASHVLVKLSPMLDLALALHDLKHVQVAHIVSVNNECKELLLVLGRETHLSSEEVPIHCINLITSQTTQCLLFTRQQEKEYSCPYTSTLKTYLYEPNASILKAGAFRSVSSIYNVEKLHPNSHLYTSDEYIPDFPGRRFLITGSSSLNKKELKELLGTGKKANLTVRNFPASVAELRKRLKLAEGGDTYLFATTLANEKKVLIICQP; encoded by the coding sequence ATGGAAAAGCCCCGAATGACTGAAATACATAGCCAAGACACTCTACACTTCATCCGCACACACCGTCGGGAAGATGTACGACTCCTTGCTTTGCAGGCACACCGTTATCCCTCGGTGGATATGCCTGCCGCCATCACGCAGATCTTTGGCTGGCAGATTGCCAAAGAGAAGATACCTGCATGGGCCGAAAACGAAAACATACTCTACCCAGTCCACCTTTCTCTGGAGCAATGCTCCTCCGAAATGACAGCGCGATACAAGGCAGAGATTATAAGACACCTGTTGGAAGCAGGGCGACAGAGTTCCGAAGAGAATAATACTCCCGAACCAACGGAATCTCTCACCGACCTCACTGGCGGCTTCGGCATCGACTGCGCTTTTTTGTCCTCCTGCTTCCGAAAAGCCACTTACGTGGAACGCCAAGAAACACTTTGTGAGATTGCCCGACACAACTTTCCCGCTTTGGGGCTGGACCACATCTCTGTCTGCCACGAAGACAGCATCCGCTATCTGCAAGAAATGGAATCTGTGGACTGGATATTCATAGATCCTGCCCGGCGTGACGGACGTGGTGGTAAAACAGTAGCTATCAGCGACTGCGAACCCGACGTTTCCGCTTTAGAGGATTTATTACTTGAAAAAGCCTCGCATGTCTTGGTCAAGCTCTCTCCCATGCTGGATTTGGCCCTCGCATTGCATGATTTGAAACATGTACAAGTCGCCCACATTGTTTCCGTCAATAATGAATGCAAGGAGCTTCTGCTCGTATTGGGGCGCGAAACGCATCTATCCTCCGAGGAAGTTCCCATTCATTGCATCAATCTCATAACATCGCAAACAACTCAATGCCTCCTATTCACCCGGCAGCAAGAAAAAGAATACTCATGTCCGTATACCTCCACATTAAAAACGTATCTGTACGAACCTAATGCCTCCATTCTGAAAGCCGGAGCCTTCCGCAGCGTTTCATCTATATATAATGTAGAAAAGCTGCATCCCAACAGCCACCTTTATACTTCCGACGAATATATACCGGACTTTCCCGGACGCAGGTTCCTGATCACCGGTAGCAGCAGCCTCAACAAGAAAGAACTCAAAGAACTGTTAGGAACGGGGAAAAAAGCCAACCTCACCGTACGCAATTTTCCCGCCAGCGTAGCCGAACTGCGCAAACGGCTGAAACTGGCTGAAGGCGGCGACACTTATTTATTCGCTACCACATTGGCGAACGAAAAGAAAGTGCTTATTATTTGCCAACCATAG